Genomic window (Candidatus Methylomirabilota bacterium):
GGGGCTGCCCGCCTGCGTCAACGTGATGATCGACGGCGTCGCGGCGCCGACCTACCGCGCGGCGTCGGCGCCCTCTCACTGAGCGGCGCGCTAGAGGCTGATTCTCCGCCTGGCCATCGCCCGGTCCCACTTGGTCTCGTAAGCGTCGTCGAAGACGATGGCGTCGTCGGTCGGCACGACGATCCAGTAGCCCGCCTCCATCTCGGCCTCGAGCTGTCCCGGCGCCCAGCCGGCGTAGCCCAGCGTGAAGCGGGTGCGGCGCGGGCCCTTGCCCTCGGCGATGGACTTGAGAATGGACGACTCGGAGGTGATCGCGACGCCGTTGCCGACCTTGTCCGTGTCGGGCCCCGCGTAGTCGTCGGTGTGCAGGACGAAGATGCGCGTCGCCTCCACGGGGCCGCCCACGTGGAGCCTGACCGATCCCTTGGCGCCTGCGCTCGGCAGGCCGGACTGCTTGAGAAGGACCGCCATGGGCACCTCCCCCAGCTGACGGTTGACGATGAGTCCCATGGCGCCGGTCCGGGCGTCGTGGCGGACCATGTAGATGACCGTCCGGGCGAAGGTCGGGCCCTCGAGCTCGGACGTGGCCACGAGGAGCTGGCCGCCAAGACGCGCGTTCTGCGCCTGGGTGCTGGCCGGCTCCGCGGCCAAGAGCGCGGCGCCCAGCACGACGGCCGCGGCGACTGCCGCGGGTAGCAAAGCCCGCGCGAGGAACACGTCTCTCACCTCCGTCCCGGAAGTTGAATTCGTGGCACAGTATAGACGATGCCCTGGCCCGTCGGGCTCCGCGCGTTCCGCCACCGCGATTTCCGCCTCTTCTGGTCCGGTCAGCTCGTCTCCCTCGTCGGCACCTGGATGCAGAGCGTGGGGCAGGTCTGGATCGTGCTCGAGCTGACGGGCTCGCCGTTCAAGCTGGGCGTGATCAGCGCGCTGCAGTTCGGCCCGATGCTGTTCTTTTCCCTCCTCGCGGGCGCGCTCGCCGACCGCGTCCGCAAGCGGCGCCTCCTCCTGCTGACGCAGGGCGCGCTCATGCTCCAGGCCCTGGCCCTGGCCGCACTCGACTGGACGGGGCAGATCCAGTTCTGGCACGTCGCCGTGCTGGCCGCGGTCTACGGCATCGCCAACACGCTCGACCTGCCGGCCCGGCAGTCCTTCGTCGGGGAGCTCGTGGGCAAGGGCGATCTCATGAACGCCATCGCGCTCAACGCCATCGTCTTCAACGGCGCGCGCGTCGTGGGCCCCGCCGTCGCGGGCCTGCTCATCGCGCGGTACGGCGTCGCGCCGGCCTTCCTCCTGAACGGGTTGAGCTTCCTCGGGGTGCTGGTGGCCCTTGCCGCCATCCGCAACGAGGGGGCGCCGCGTCCCCGCGCGGCTGCCACGCTGGGCCAGGAGATCCTCCAGGGCGTGCGGTATGCTGCC
Coding sequences:
- a CDS encoding YqgE/AlgH family protein yields the protein MFLARALLPAAVAAAVVLGAALLAAEPASTQAQNARLGGQLLVATSELEGPTFARTVIYMVRHDARTGAMGLIVNRQLGEVPMAVLLKQSGLPSAGAKGSVRLHVGGPVEATRIFVLHTDDYAGPDTDKVGNGVAITSESSILKSIAEGKGPRRTRFTLGYAGWAPGQLEAEMEAGYWIVVPTDDAIVFDDAYETKWDRAMARRRISL
- a CDS encoding MFS transporter translates to MPWPVGLRAFRHRDFRLFWSGQLVSLVGTWMQSVGQVWIVLELTGSPFKLGVISALQFGPMLFFSLLAGALADRVRKRRLLLLTQGALMLQALALAALDWTGQIQFWHVAVLAAVYGIANTLDLPARQSFVGELVGKGDLMNAIALNAIVFNGARVVGPAVAGLLIARYGVAPAFLLNGLSFLGVLVALAAIRNEGAPRPRAAATLGQEILQGVRYAAGTPLIGLILGLLLVVSLFVLNFNVLVPLVARDVLHEGARGFGLLMASLGLGAVAGALALAAMTRARPPLALIVAAALVTATGLLGLGAVRHFWVAAAALAVMGFAQIFFMASCNTTVQVTAPDHLRGRVMSLYALVFVGAHPFGALLAGGVAEKWGVGAACLWGGGMGLCLVLALALLWRRRHRV